From Callospermophilus lateralis isolate mCalLat2 chromosome 5, mCalLat2.hap1, whole genome shotgun sequence, a single genomic window includes:
- the Tmed9 gene encoding transmembrane emp24 domain-containing protein 9, protein MVAEVGMRVFGIRPGTGLVSMMRTLLLLLWFAARGSTLYFHIGETEKKCFIEEIPDETMVIGNYRTQLYDKQREEYQPATPGLGMFVEVKDPEDKVILARQYGSEGRFTFTSHTPGEHQICLHSNSTKFSLFAGGMLRVHLDIQVGEHANDYAEIAAKDKLSELQLRVRQLVEQVEQIQKEQNYQRWREERFRQTSESTNQRVLWWSILQTLILVAIGVWQMRHLKSFFEAKKLV, encoded by the exons ATGGTTGCGGAGGTTGGCATGCGGGTCTTTGGGATCCGACCCGGAACCGGGCTGGTTAGCATGATGCGGACCCTTCTACTGCTGCTGTGGTTTGCGGCCCGCGGGAGTACGCTCTACTTCCACATCGGGGAGACAGAGAAGAAGTGCTTTATTGAGGAGATTCCGGACGAGACAATGGTTATAG GAAATTACCGAACACAGCTGTATGACAAGCAGCGCGAGGAGTATCAGCCGGCCACCCCGGGGCTTGGCATGTTTGTGGAGGTGAAGGATCCAGAGGACAAG GTCATCCTGGCCCGTCAGTATGGCTCCGAGGGCAGGTTCACTTTCACCTCACATACCCCTGGTGAACACCAGATTTGTCTTCACTCAAATTCCACCAAGTTCTCCCTCTTTGCTGGAGGCATGCTG AGAGTTCATCTTGACATTCAGGTGGGTGAACATGCCAACGACTATGCAGAAATTGCTGCCAAAGACAAGCTGAGTGAATTACAGCTGCGTGTGCGACAGCTGGTAGAACAAGTGGAGCAGATTCAGAAAGAGCAGAACTACCAGCGG TGGAGAGAGGAGCGCTTCAGGCAGACCAGTGAAAGCACCAACCAGAGGGTGCTGTGGTGGTCCATTTTGCAGACCCTCATCCTCGTGGCCATTGGTGTTTGGCAGATGAGGCACCTCAAGAGCTTCTTTGAAGCCAAGAAGCTGGTGTAG